In Gambusia affinis linkage group LG20, SWU_Gaff_1.0, whole genome shotgun sequence, the genomic window CCTCTCTTAAATCAGACCCACCATTACACATCCTCTATTACACTTTTTTAGTCATTAAACTCAAATCATTCTGCATGTTATTTATAAAACCTTGCTTCAGATTTCTCTAACAAACATCAATGATTTCTATTGTTgagcagtgtttgttttttaaagggaACCTATTATCCAAAATTCACATTCTGTATGTTTTTGCACTTCcatttctaaaaacagtccaagagcttaaaaaaaacaccccgCCAATttctggaataaaataaatatttttttggtgtctggaaaacaaacctTTCCAAAAGAGGGTTCATTCTCATATATAAGAATAATTTTAAgtagtgaaaatgttttgtaacctgttcaaagaagcaCAATAGGTCACCGTTAAATTAATTTTCACCAGAAGAGTCAAGTCAAACATGAACTgggtaattaattaaatgtgatGCATGTGAATTCAAAGCAAACAGATGCTGTGATTCCAGAagatttgaaattatttctccatttccccacagtttttatttctcatgtcCAGATGAGAATCTGTTTAGTGTGTGGTGGATCCAGGACGCCATATGCAAGGTTGCAGGCCCAAGTTAGAAGTGCTGAACCGAGGCTTAGGGACCCTGGGAGGCTGGGGCCCAGTGGGTGACTGGTAAGAGGCATTACTGGGACTCATAGGACTTAGATCTGGGGCGCTCTTGAAACTCCTGTTGGCCTGCGGAGGTGGGATTGAAACCAGAGGTGAGGAGAAGGTTgggagctgaggaagaggagcagtgGGGGCAGGAGGCAAAGGGGAGGAGGCCCACTGAGGCTGAAAAGGCTGTGGTGGAGTCTGGTGGGGTTCATGGGGCATTGCTCCAGCAGTGGGAGAGGTAAACTCATCAGAGTACCTAAGTGGTTCTCCAAGTGTTGTGGCTGATCGAGGTACAATAACTTTTGGTGTTGGTCCTGTGGCAGTTGGTGGGGGTGTTGAGAACCTCTTTACCTCGTAGACCCGTGCTGTCTTTTGAGGACCACCTCTCTGCTGAGTAGCGTTGGAAGGATCCTGGGGAACTCCACCTCCATAGCTGAACAGGGAGGAATTAAGCTGGTATGGCTGGTGACTCATTATGTCAATAGGTTTGATGCCTGCTTTGTGCCCTTTGGGTCTGTTTGTCCCTAACTTTGCTACCTCGGGTTTCCTCTGGGCCTTCGGAGGGCAGGACGGAGACAGTAGGGGGTTGTAGTTGATCGGAGGTGGGGCGCGAATGTTAGGTGAGTACTTCCATGTGGCAGGAAGGGAAGGTGTGGGTGAGGGTTCCCTGGTCTGAGCAGGAGAGTAAggtgcagcagcaacagatggAGAACGCTCAACAACATACCGATCCATCCTGTTCTGTCTGCGGGCAAAGAGCTGACCTCCTTTTCCAGCAAGCTGCAGAACCTGGGGGGTCTGTGGTTTAGGAGCCACAGCAGGGGCCTTTGGTCCTCGCTGCACCTGCATGAAGTTACAAGCTTCTGCACCAAGTCTCAGCCAGTCCTCCTCAGGCCCTGACTCATGACCTGCCTCCCCACTCGGCGCTGCTCGAGACTCAACATTTGGACTTCTTCCCATGCAACGATCATCCATGTTCTGCACCATCGACATCAAGTCTGGATTTGGAGAAACATCTTTGCTTTGCAGTGCGCTGAACATTGGCTTCTTGTTGCTACGACGCCGTGCATCATGAAGGATGCCGGTGCGAGTGGCTGGGACAGAAATGCGTTGCTCTCTTGTGGTCATTGAGTCATTGATAGGTGCTTGGGGAGGCCCTGTTGGGGAAGCTGCATCGGTTATGTTGATTATTGGGTGGACAGACGGAGATGGAGATGGAGAAGATTGAGGGAGAGGAGGTCCAGGGAATGAGTCCTTAGCTAACTCAGAAGATGGATTCAGAGACAAGATGTGTGGAGGTGGATTAGTAGGAGCAGGAGAACAAAGGTACGGTTTAGCAATTGATGGGTGTAAAGGAGAATGCTGATCTGTAGACAGTGAAAATGGGGTTGAGGAAGGAGCATGTgctgcagaaagagaggaaaatgttGAAGGAGGCTGAGAGAAAGACGAAGAAAGAGCTGACGGAGGAGAGTATTGCGAAGGGGAAGAGTTACTGTTGTTATTTCTCGGAGGGATGTACAGAGAGGTGCTGGACACTGCTCTTCTTGCATCTGGCCCTGGAGGAGGTTGGGTTGGTGGGATTGTCATGGTGGACACTGCTGAAACGGGCTTGGGAGCCATAGTTAGTGGTGTGGGTTTGGGCTGGGGAGGTCGAAACATCACAGAGGTCACAGACGCACGATTTGGGGTTGAGCCTGGGGTGAAGGGTCGTGCAGTGCGGTTCAGAAAACCGGGATTAGGATTAAAACTGGAGTTACTGGTTGAGTCCATGCTGGGGCTTGGACCAAAATCAGAGTGGGCTGTGTCATTAGAGTTAATGCGGAGCCCATTTTGACTTTGTATGGGTGTCTCCAAGGGTGGGCTCAGAACGACACTCGCCTGGCTTATGGAAACTGAACCCCCGTTGGTCAAAGCCACAGCTGGAGGAGACATTTGGATACTGGTGGATTGTTTTGTGAAGCTGTTGCTGTCTGAACTCTCCAAACCCGAGATGTCCAACCCTAAGCTTTGATTTACAGAAGATAAACGTCCTGGTGTTAGATGAGCTGAGTGGTCCACCTCTGCGCTGTGGTTGGCGCTTGGTGTTGTCGGGGTAGTTGGTGTGGTTGGCGGGCAGGCAGAGCTTCTCCTGTCTAGCAGGTCAAGGTAACCTGAATCCCACGTAGGGTCAAAAGACTCAGACAATCCTTCTTCCTCAACCTCAGAGCCACTTAAAACTGagcttcctcctccttcctcttctgtCTCCCCTCCTGCTTCCCCTTCTGTTTCACCTCCTCTGTCTCCTACTGCCTTCCCAAAGCAGGTCAGTGTGTATTTCTTGGCTCTTTGCCGCCGTTTCTTGAACATAAGAACCCCTTTCGAATTGGGGTTGGGAGCATCAGTCAGCAAAGATGCAATAGAGCGGCATTTAGTGCGGGCTTCTTTCACCTGTTTCTCCACCACGCTCTCCCCGCGCTGCAACTCTGCAAGACAGGAAGCAAAAAATAAGCGAGAGACgaaaataaatctgctgaaATGAGCAGAAACGCAGCGGAGAAGCAGTAATGGGAGTTCTGATTAATACAAAACGAGGAATGGGCAACAAATAAAGGAAGCAAAACAGTGTGATAGTTCTCTCTACCTGCTGGTGGCGGCTGATTCAGTCAGTATCATCACAGCTAGGAGCTGGGATGAGCATTCGCAGTGACTGACAGGACAGCGTGTTGTGGATTTAGAACAAAGAATTCCTGCTGCTCTCCAATGTTGAGTCACACTCTGGGAAGATTAGATCACAATCTATCTGCTTCCCAAAATGTGTCCATGTGCTTACATATTCCTCTCCGTGTTTGGATAATCAGTAAATTAGTTTTGGGAACATGTTGAAGGACGGATAAATCTAAGTTTTAAGACAGAGTAGAAAGACTTTTCTAAATGtagatttcagaaaatgtgcCGTCTTTTGAAATTACAGAAttacaatctttttttcttttttttttctttttttttatgaattccAACAcaattaaatgcagttttagaTATTTCACTGTTTTGCCTGGTCTGGAACATATGTACAATGTGCTGCCCCCTCtcagaatatttgttttcatgtccTACTGAAGTATTTCAGATCAACAAACAAATCTTAATGTCAGACAAAGATAGCTTTTCAATTGAAAACTTCATTTAGCAAGGGAAAAAGTGCTAGATTTATGTGAAAATGCAACTGACTCCTTTGTTTTGATTACCACAAGACCTTTACAATTAAGGAAGGATTTGAAAAGAACCTTTCTGACAACATTAAGGaggccaaaaataaaataaaaacataatctgtTTCAAAGAAATTCAAGGACAGATGAAATCCTAGGTTACTGACATCTAATAGTCTGGAAAGAGTTGCAAGTCATTTCTGAGGCGTTCAGACTGAAGTGAACCACAGTGAAATTCATTATTCACTAATGGAGAATAATTACTCCAAAGGAAAACTCAACCCTCATCAGGGAGACCACAAAAAATCAGAATAACATCTGAGGCTCTGCAGGCCTATTTCTTCAGAGTAACATTTCTCAATATAGTTTAAGCTACAcccaaatgtcatttttttccaaaaagtaaatgttattGAGTAAAAGTGGTTACTTCCCACTTCTGGCTACTAATTTGGCGTAATTGACAGAAccattaatatttcattaatttaagCATTTTGAGGAAGAATCCTACAAAAGGATATCTGGCCATTCATAGAGCCCTTAGTTTATTCAGCAAGACAGCCATCTGAAGTGAACCAGCAAaaagaccaaataaaaaaaaaacataaacaaaatgaaggttCTGGattggtctagtcaaagtctaaaaGTTAATATAATTAAGATGTCTTGGCTTAATTGTACACAGGCTATTTGTGATAAAAAATGCCTCATTGTGGCTGAATTAGTAAACATTCAAAACAGCAGAA contains:
- the LOC122823169 gene encoding synaptopodin 2-like protein; protein product: MVAEEILVCLTGGAPWGFRLQGGAEQQKPLQVAKVRKRSKACRAGLKEQDELIAIGDQMCADLTHAQAMSLVDKETSTLTLKVRRNLSGFISLPCSVHSISPQSSMRALSSPATLLNKSSSILSPTEFSRGITSPPDSEAYYGETDSDADTHSQTHRRRQRRTSPHARSPSRYDNQEEETSEMSGYESATDAGVTTQWHAQGLTSVPHREFIYLPDPEERYTSAHTLTPTPDQGPVDAEGEGDSGFQETGGYITPACPPLVSPERAKEALKLGSGHHLVPMVGPQLSPVNDELSTSYMDKARQAKLQRGESVVEKQVKEARTKCRSIASLLTDAPNPNSKGVLMFKKRRQRAKKYTLTCFGKAVGDRGGETEGEAGGETEEEGGGSSVLSGSEVEEEGLSESFDPTWDSGYLDLLDRRSSACPPTTPTTPTTPSANHSAEVDHSAHLTPGRLSSVNQSLGLDISGLESSDSNSFTKQSTSIQMSPPAVALTNGGSVSISQASVVLSPPLETPIQSQNGLRINSNDTAHSDFGPSPSMDSTSNSSFNPNPGFLNRTARPFTPGSTPNRASVTSVMFRPPQPKPTPLTMAPKPVSAVSTMTIPPTQPPPGPDARRAVSSTSLYIPPRNNNSNSSPSQYSPPSALSSSFSQPPSTFSSLSAAHAPSSTPFSLSTDQHSPLHPSIAKPYLCSPAPTNPPPHILSLNPSSELAKDSFPGPPLPQSSPSPSPSVHPIINITDAASPTGPPQAPINDSMTTREQRISVPATRTGILHDARRRSNKKPMFSALQSKDVSPNPDLMSMVQNMDDRCMGRSPNVESRAAPSGEAGHESGPEEDWLRLGAEACNFMQVQRGPKAPAVAPKPQTPQVLQLAGKGGQLFARRQNRMDRYVVERSPSVAAAPYSPAQTREPSPTPSLPATWKYSPNIRAPPPINYNPLLSPSCPPKAQRKPEVAKLGTNRPKGHKAGIKPIDIMSHQPYQLNSSLFSYGGGVPQDPSNATQQRGGPQKTARVYEVKRFSTPPPTATGPTPKVIVPRSATTLGEPLRYSDEFTSPTAGAMPHEPHQTPPQPFQPQWASSPLPPAPTAPLPQLPTFSSPLVSIPPPQANRSFKSAPDLSPMSPSNASYQSPTGPQPPRVPKPRFSTSNLGLQPCIWRPGSTTH